A single Musa acuminata AAA Group cultivar baxijiao chromosome BXJ2-1, Cavendish_Baxijiao_AAA, whole genome shotgun sequence DNA region contains:
- the LOC135598370 gene encoding beta-1,2-xylosyltransferase XYXT1-like gives MGYEKTVVRNLSRFEARKLGLALLVGCCVVILTYFISMSETSVDQRLSVAYRVRNNEAVEGKIRLQNQERGRKTEDQHGNTADESVHRKNSSTIPHSITKEEKREPKQPEAEKIHAPKREDRMIQMTKPICDFNNPRTEFCEMKGDVRIHGKSSSVVFVSPHQPREEQWKVVPYVRKQMENIPKVTVRATANGGASAILPRCTVNQAVPAIVFALGGFTGNYYHDFTDVLLPLFLTARQFDGDVQFLITNIQPWWLLKYQPIIKRLTRYELVDLDHSDEVLCHPHVLVGLRFHNDLIIEPAQAPNAYSMLDFTEFLRGTYSLPRDHAISLREHPTKKPRLLVVERKGKRRFTNVPEIVRMAEASGFEVVRTDAKFGDVAGFASVVNSCDAIMGVHGAGLTNFVFLPKNAVLIQIVPCCELEGMASHTFRFPSSDAGLHYLEYNITVEESTLLDLYPRDHPVFTDPQSLHRQGFFKMGDVYLAKQNVRLDVNRFRPFLLKTMDLLRQ, from the exons ATGGGATACGAGAAGACTGTAGTTCGGAACTTGAGTCGGTTCGAGGCACGGAAGCTCGGTTTGGCGTTGCTCGTGGGATGCTGCGTGGTCATCTTGACATACTTCATCTCCATGTCGGAGACCTCCG TTGATCAGCGGCTATCTGTTGCCTACAGAGTTCGTAACAACGAAGCGGTGGAAGGCAAAATTAGACTCCAAAATCAAG AACGAGGAAGAAAGACAGAGGATCAACATGGAAACACTGCAGACGAGAGCGTGCACCGCAAGAACTCTTCCACTATTCCCCACTCAATCAccaaggaagagaagagagaaccCAAGCAACCAG AAGCCGAAAAGATTCACGCTCCAAAAAGAGAAGACAGAATGATTCAGATGACGAAGCCAATCTGCGACTTCAACAATCCGAGAACTGAATTCTGCGAGATGAAGGGCGACGTTCGAATCCACGGCAAGTCCTCATCCGTGGTGTTCGTTTCCCCCCATCAACCAAGGGAAGAACAATGGAAGGTCGTGCCTTACGTCCGCAAGCAGATGGAGAACATCCCCAAGGTCACGGTGAGAGCAACGGCAAACGGCGGCGCCTCCGCAATCCTCCCCCGGTGCACCGTCAACCAGGCAGTCCCAGCCATCGTGTTCGCGCTTGGTGGATTCACCGGGAACTACTACCACGACTTCACCGACGTGCTGCTCCCTCTGTTCTTGACGGCGCGGCAGTTCGACGGCGACGTCCAGTTCCTCATCACCAACATCCAGCCGTGGTGGCTCCTCAAGTACCAGCCCATCATCAAGAGGCTCACCCGGTACGAGCTCGTCGATCTCGACCACAGCGACGAAGTCCTCTGCCACCCGCACGTCTTGGTCGGCCTCCGCTTCCACAACGACCTCATCATCGAGCCCGCTCAAGCTCCCAACGCCTACTCCATGCTCGACTTCACCGAGTTCCTGAGGGGCACCTACTCCCTGCCGCGAGACCACGCGATCAGCTTGCGCGAGCACCCAACCAAGAAGCCGAGGCTACTGGTGGTGGAGAGAAAGGGCAAGCGGAGGTTCACCAACGTACCGGAGATCGTCCGGATGGCGGAGGCGTCGGGCTTCGAGGTGGTGAGGACGGACGCCAAGTTCGGCGACGTCGCGGGGTTCGCGAGCGTGGTGAACTCGTGCGACGCGATCATGGGAGTGCACGGCGCCGGGCTCACCAACTTCGTCTTCCTCCCCAAGAACGCCGTGCTGATACAGATCGTCCCCTGCTGTGAGCTGGAGGGCATGGCCTCGCACACCTTCAGATTCCCCTCCTCGGACGCCGGGCTGCACTACCTGGAGTACAACATCACGGTGGAGGAGAGCACGCTGCTGGACCTGTACCCCAGAGATCATCCGGTGTTCACAGACCCACAGTCACTTCACAGGCAAGGCTTCTTCAAGATGGGGGACGTGTACTTGGCCAAGCAGAACGTGAGGCTCGATGTGAACAGGTTCAGGCCTTTCTTGCTCAAAACCATGGATCTTCTTCGTCAGTAG
- the LOC103989674 gene encoding rust resistance kinase Lr10-like isoform X1 — translation MAATKASAIFPLLLLLPLLHLLFSGLAAARHEDCPPFSCGQLRDVKYPFRRKDDPSICGVTTYQLNCDANRSTLRIGSADYFVTQILYVSSYSTWIRLVDPNLANGSCGRPAQPLSPTNLSTAEFDFYSNYWASFMNCSETIQNDTRYHLLSCLGGKDTFFYVIVAPEADELGYLHPWCEYVSMIPVAYNASLFDDPPSSAIDAFSILQKGFDCYIPGRRGAINWKYLMIRLSQIILLLIVPFMVGRLVIAPIIVCVFFAHKLWVSRASVDTVEKFLRAQQTLTPTRYGYTDIVAITRHFRQKLGQGGFGSVFKGELAGGLLVAVKLLGNSKCNGDEFISEVSTIGRIHHVNVVRLVGYCAEGSKRALVYEYMPNGSLDRYIFASKPTTARTFTSEKLIDIAMGVARGIHYLHRGCDMQILHFDIKPHNILLDRNFTPKISDFGLAKLYPKGNSLVSVSAARGTVGYIAPELISRSFGIISHKSDVYSFGMLLMEMAGRRRNVDPRAENSSQVYYPSWIYDKLARQQEIQFDDTSEIEELEKKLAVVGLWCIQIKPSERPTMAKVLEMLEADASSLPMPPKPFFSSVDSTSETKACLISSSAELSIISE, via the exons ATGGCCGCCACCAAAGCATCAGCCATCTTTcctctgctgctgctactgccacTGCTGCATCTCCTCTTTTCTGGATTAGCAGCTGCAAGACATGAAGATTGCCCTCCATTCTCCTGTGGGCAGCTCCGGGACGTCAAATACCCTTTCCGTCGCAAAGATGATCCATCCATCTGCGGGGTGACAACCTACCAACTCAACTGCGACGCCAACAGATCTACCTTAAGGATTGGCTCTGCGGACTACTTCGTCACTCAGATATTGTACGTATCGTCCTATTCTACTTGGATCCGGCTGGTGGATCCTAACCTCGCCAATGGAAGTTGTGGTCGCCCTGCCCAACCTTTATCGCCCACCAACTTGTCGACCGCGGAATTCGATTTCTATTCAAATTACTGGGCCAGTTTCATGAATTGCAGCGAGACGATCCAGAACGACACACGGTATCACCTCCTTTCATGTCTGGGCGGCAAGGACACGTTTTTCTATGTCATCGTAGCCCCAGAAGCAGATGAACTGGGCTACCTTCATCCGTGGTGCGAGTATGTATCAATGATTCCGGTCGCTTATAATGCATCTTTGTTCGACGATCCACCGAGTTCAGCGATCGACGCATTCAGCATCCTGCAGAAGGGGTTCGATTGTTATATTCCTGGAAGACGTGGTGCGATTAACTGGAAATATTTGATGATAAGACTCAGTCAGATTATACTGCTCTTGATAG TGCCGTTCATGGTAGGCCGGTTAGTGATCGCGCCGATCATAGTCTGTGTCTTCTTTGCTCACAAACTGTGGGTCAGCCGAGCCTCCGTGGACACCGTGGAGAAGTTCCTCCGCGCTCAGCAAACGCTGACGCCCACCAGGTACGGCTACACCGACATCGTAGCCATCACCCGGCACTTCAGGCAGAAGCTGGGCCAGGGAGGGTTCGGATCCGTGTTCAAGGGCGAGCTCGCCGGTGGCCTTCTCGTGGCCGTCAAACTGCTCGGCAACTCCAAATGCAACGGCGACGAGTTCATCAGCGAAGTCTCCACCATCGGCAGGATCCACCATGTGAATGTGGTGAGGCTGGTCGGCTACTGCGCCGAGGGATCCAAGCGGGCGCTCGTCTACGAATACATGCCCAATGGCTCCCTCGACAGGTACATCTTCGCTTCCAAACCAACCACGGCCCGCACTTTTACCTCGGAAAAGCTCATCGACATAGCCATGGGCGTCGCCCGCGGCATCCACTACTTGCATCGAGGGTGTGACATGCAGATTCTGCACTTCGACATCAAGCCTCATAACATTCTCCTCGACCGCAATTTCACGCCCAAGATTTCTGATTTCGGACTCGCAAAACTGTATCCAAAGGGCAACAGTCTGGTGTCAGTCAGTGCCGCCAGGGGGACGGTGGGATACATAGCTCCCGAGTTGATCTCCAGGAGCTTTGGAATCATATCGCACAAATCAGATGTCTATAGCTTTGGGATGCTGCTGATGGAGATGGCAGGAAGGAGGAGGAACGTGGATCCTCGTGCAGAGAATTCGAGCCAGGTTTACTATCCTTCGTGGATATACGATAAGCTCGCTCGGCAGCAGGAGATCCAATTCGACGACACCTCGGAGATAGAGGAGTTGGAGAAGAAGCTGGCGGTGGTTGGATTGTGGTGCATCCAAATAAAGCCATCGGAGAGACCGACAATGGCAAAGGTGTTGGAAATGCTGGAAGCTGATGCGAGCAGCCTACCGATGCCCCCCAAACCCTTCTTTTCCTCCGTGGATTCCACTTCAGAAACAAAGGCTTGCTTGATTTCTTCTTCCGCTGAGCTATCCATCATCTCGGAATGA
- the LOC135598373 gene encoding pyridoxal kinase-like isoform X1: MARPPILSLALPSETGRVLSIQSHTVQGYVGNKAAVFPLQLLGYDVDPINSVQFSNHTGYPTFRGQVLNGQQLCDLIEGLAANDLLYYTHLLTGYIGSVSFLDTVLQVVDRLRMVNPGLIYVCDPVMGDEGKLYVPPDLVSVYREKVIPVASMLTPNQFEVELLTGLRITSESDGLKACNILHAAGPSKVVITSLNIEGKLLLIGSHQKLEGQPPHQFKIIIPKIPAYFTGTGDLMTALLLGWSNKYPDNLEKASELAVSSLQALLHRTLEDYKAVGFDPQSSSLEIRLIQSQDDIRNPEVKFKAEEYT; this comes from the exons ATGGCGCGTCCTCCGATCCTCTCTCTGGCTTTGCCCTCCGAGACCGGCCGCGTCCTCAGCATCCAATCTCACACTGTCCAG GGATATGTTGGCAACAAAGCTGCTGTCTTTCCTCTTCAACTTCTTGGCTATGATGTTGATCCTATCAACTCAGTTCAGTTTTCAAATCATACAG GATATCCAACATTTAGAGGGCAAGTTCTTAATGGTCAACAGCTGTGCGATCTGATTGAAGGCCTTGCAGCAAATGATCTGTTATATTACACTCATCTATTAACAG GTTATATCGGTTCTGTTTCATTTTTAGATACTGTATTACAAGTTGTGGACAGATTGCGCATGGTCAATCCTGGACTTATATATG TGTGTGATCCTGTCATGGGAGATGAAGGAAAGCTATATGTTCCGCCTGATCTGGTGTCCGTATATCGGGAGAAG GTTATTCCTGTTGCTTCAATGCTGACTCCTAACCAGTTTGAAGTTGAGCTTCTGACAGGATTGAG AATTACATCGGAAAGTGATGGGTTGAAAGCTTGTAATATTCTTCATGCTGCTGGACCGTCAAAG GTGGTAATAACTAGCTTGAATATAGAGGGCAAACTACTCCTAATTGGTAGTCATCAGAAATTAGAG GGTCAGCCTCCGCATCAGTTTAAGATAATCATTCCTAAGATTCCGGCATATTTTACG GGCACTGGTGATTTGATGACAGCACTTTTATTGGGATGGAGCAAT AAATATCCAGATAACCTTGAGAAAGCATCGGAGCTTGCAGTATCGAGTTTACAG GCCCTGCTGCACAGAACACTAGAAGACTACAAAGCAGTAGGTTTTGATCCGCAATCCAGCAGTTTGGAGATCCGATTAATTCAAAGCCAAGACGATATTAGGAACCCAGAGGTCAAATTCAAGGCAGAGGAGTACACTTGA
- the LOC103987813 gene encoding uncharacterized protein LOC103987813: MAFSAEAATMPSETATAALSAGRGSLLHKFSFPIFKTWGKQRILRCMSVDGKGEAVGGGSGGARPSEVDGEDEEGIEDVREKLLVHVREAADRMKLVVPPLPPSPRVVKTVTEADRQAEEDADAEPEPSSSPASRPWKLRTRRRGSRAPSGFEPQTSASPETAAEKRPVRLRSGSTERKERPKFSITLTREEIDEDIYSVTGHRARRRPRKRHRVVQKQLDLLFPGSWLSEITHDTYKVPD; the protein is encoded by the exons ATGGCGTTCTCAGCGGAGGCAGCGACCATGCCCTCCGAGACGGCCACTGCCGCGTTGTCGGCGGGCCGGGGAAGCCTTCTCCACAAGTTTTCATTCCCGATCTTCAAGACGTGGGGTAAACAGCGGATCCTTCGCTGCATGAGCGTGGACGGCAAGGGCGAGGCCGTCGGCGGCGGCTCGGGAGGTGCGAGACCGTCCGAGGTGGATGGCGAGGACGAGGAGGGGATCGAGGACGTGAGAGAGAAGCTTTTGGTTCACGTACGGGAGGCGGCGGACCGGATGAAGCTGGTAGTCCCGCCGCTTCCGCCGTCGCCGAGGGTTGTGAAGACCGTGACGGAAGCGGATCGGCAGGCGGAGGAGGACGCCGACGCGGAGCCCGAGCCTTCGTCGTCCCCTGCGTCGCGACCTTGGAAGCTGAGGACTAGGCGCCGGGGTTCTAGGGCTCCTTCGGGGTTCGAGCCGCAAACGAGCGCGTCTCCTGAGACGGCGGCGGAGAAGAGGCCGGTGCGGCTGAGGTCGGGGAGCACGGAACGGAAAGAGCGGCCCAAGTTCTCGATCACCCTCACGAGGGAGGAGATCGACGAGGACATCTATTCGGTGACGGGCCACAGGGCCCGCCGGCGGCCCCGTAAGCGTCACCGCGTCGTCCAGAAGCAGCTCGAT TTGCTGTTCCCTGGTTCATGGCTGTCGGAGATCACCCACGACACATACAAGGTCCCCGATTAA
- the LOC135598373 gene encoding pyridoxal kinase-like isoform X2, giving the protein MARPPILSLALPSETGRVLSIQSHTVQGYVGNKAAVFPLQLLGYDVDPINSVQFSNHTGYPTFRGQVLNGQQLCDLIEGLAANDLLYYTHLLTGYIGSVSFLDTVLQVVDRLRMVNPGLIYVCDPVMGDEGKLYVPPDLVSVYREKVIPVASMLTPNQFEVELLTGLRITSESDGLKACNILHAAGPSKGQPPHQFKIIIPKIPAYFTGTGDLMTALLLGWSNKYPDNLEKASELAVSSLQALLHRTLEDYKAVGFDPQSSSLEIRLIQSQDDIRNPEVKFKAEEYT; this is encoded by the exons ATGGCGCGTCCTCCGATCCTCTCTCTGGCTTTGCCCTCCGAGACCGGCCGCGTCCTCAGCATCCAATCTCACACTGTCCAG GGATATGTTGGCAACAAAGCTGCTGTCTTTCCTCTTCAACTTCTTGGCTATGATGTTGATCCTATCAACTCAGTTCAGTTTTCAAATCATACAG GATATCCAACATTTAGAGGGCAAGTTCTTAATGGTCAACAGCTGTGCGATCTGATTGAAGGCCTTGCAGCAAATGATCTGTTATATTACACTCATCTATTAACAG GTTATATCGGTTCTGTTTCATTTTTAGATACTGTATTACAAGTTGTGGACAGATTGCGCATGGTCAATCCTGGACTTATATATG TGTGTGATCCTGTCATGGGAGATGAAGGAAAGCTATATGTTCCGCCTGATCTGGTGTCCGTATATCGGGAGAAG GTTATTCCTGTTGCTTCAATGCTGACTCCTAACCAGTTTGAAGTTGAGCTTCTGACAGGATTGAG AATTACATCGGAAAGTGATGGGTTGAAAGCTTGTAATATTCTTCATGCTGCTGGACCGTCAAAG GGTCAGCCTCCGCATCAGTTTAAGATAATCATTCCTAAGATTCCGGCATATTTTACG GGCACTGGTGATTTGATGACAGCACTTTTATTGGGATGGAGCAAT AAATATCCAGATAACCTTGAGAAAGCATCGGAGCTTGCAGTATCGAGTTTACAG GCCCTGCTGCACAGAACACTAGAAGACTACAAAGCAGTAGGTTTTGATCCGCAATCCAGCAGTTTGGAGATCCGATTAATTCAAAGCCAAGACGATATTAGGAACCCAGAGGTCAAATTCAAGGCAGAGGAGTACACTTGA